The Medicago truncatula cultivar Jemalong A17 chromosome 4, MtrunA17r5.0-ANR, whole genome shotgun sequence genome includes a region encoding these proteins:
- the LOC11440215 gene encoding uncharacterized protein isoform X1: MSQDSEKRFRSIMDKLFHSSKSSSNNPDKSSSGVQLSSSRGKKRGFQSIVDRRGDEQYLSATAVSESQGHLCRPWDRADFMRRLATFKSISWFAKPKKVSAVNCARRGWINVDVDTIACEECGARLLFSTPASWNHHQVEKAALVFSLKLDNGHKLLCPWIDNACSETLARFPPTSPPVLVDNFRERCSALLELSTLPRIASSALDHMQSPYMDDFLGQSLMQECGNGSAENFGIEDVSSQEELKLYYQAQRLISLCGWELRYLPYAVDCRDVSDQSHKNSTIVYSPRVVSDARNNNLTVYSADNNESSKMDENSKHSIGEQMDPNSAVLDCSLCGATVGLWAFCTVPRPVESIRLVGYAEVNVDNDLESRQGVNNALSDIANSSKDTSLGLNMTIAGGPPPTKQNFKAIISLPIIGQNLRARLSYDYDIRDHFFVDRGGSQSDSQEIKIQEKTDNTVDASIGQLVPVSSEIREISNCETGSQQASICDSVLDNDLEGTSSAGQPSGFKEKMPVQAETGGLKNSSAEDPSSSQTDMAEDEALSHKTKEGSHVETSGVKERAENPINREDVHNSIGKFKNPSLPGKAMEFDPIRQHRHFCPWIASEDGVEPGWKQTLSALYRPKEHLRHSSNTSPSSMSIMKVDDPVGSIRKLFMSPPTSRRKLTHISSQNAEHR, from the exons ATGAGCCAAGATTCTGAGAAGAGGTTTCGTTCCATCATGGATAAGCTCTTTCATTCTTCCAAATCTTCATCAAACAATCCTGATAAGAG TTCATCGGGGGTTCAATTATCAAGTTCAAGGGGTAAGAAACGTGGTTTTCAGTCAATTGTGGATAGGAGAGGGGATGAACAGTACTTATCAGCTACAGCAGTATCAGAATCCCAAGGACATTTGTGTAGACCGTGGGATCGTGctgattttatgaggagatTAGCTACATTTAAATCTATATCATGGTTTGCTAAACCTAAG AAAGTAAGCGCTGTCAATTGTGCTAGAAGAGGTTGGATCAATGTGGATGTTGACACCATAGCCTGTGAAGAATGTGGAGCACGCCTTTTGTTCTCTACACCGGCTTCTTGGAATCACCACCAGG TGGAGAAGGCAGCCTTGGTCTTCAGCTTAAAATTGGATAATGGACATAAATTACTTTGTCCATGGATTGACAATGCCTGCAGTGAAACACTGGCACGATTTCCTCCCACATCTCCTCCAGTATTAGTTGATAATTTCAGAGAACGTTGCTCTGCTCTGTTGGAATTGTCAACTCTTCCACGTATTGCATCTTCTGCACTAGACCACATGCAAAGCCCGTATATGGATGACTTTCTTGGACAATCATTGATGCAGGAGTGTGGAAATGGTTCTGCCGAAAATTTTGGAATAGAAGATGTCAGTAGTCAAGAGGAGCTGAAGTTGTATTACCAG GCTCAAAGGCTAATAAGTTTATGCGGTTGGGAACTTCGTTATTTACCTTATGCAGTCGATTGCAGGGATGTATCAGATCagtctcataaaaattcaactATTGTATACTCTCCTCGAGTAGTTTCTGATGCGAGGAATAACAATCTCACTGTCTATTCTGCTGACAACAATGAAAGTTCGAAAATGGATGAAAATTCCAAGCATTCTATTGGGGAGCAAATGGATCCCAATTCTGCAGTTTTGGATTGTTCCCTATGTGGAGCCACTGTTGGATTGTGGGCATTCTGTACAGTTCCCCGACCTGTGGAATCAATCAGATTAGTGGGATATGCAGAagtgaatgttgataatgatctTGAAAGTAGGCAGGGGGTAAATAATGCCTTGTCTGACAttgctaattcatcaaaggacACGTCTTTGGGTTTAAATATGACAATTGCAGGGGGTCCTCCCCCAACAAAGCAAAACTTCAAAGCAATAATATCTCTGCCTATTATTGGTCAGAACTTAAGAGCTCGTCTTtcttatgattatgatattagagatcatttttttgttgatcGGGGTGGTAGTCAGTCAGATTCACAGGAGATCAAGATTCAGGAGAAAACTGATAACACGGTTGATGCTTCTATTGGACAACTTGTTCCCGTGTCATCTGAGATAAGAGAAATTTCAAATTGTGAAACTGGTTCTCAACAAGCAAGCATTTGTGACTCGGTGTTAGACAATGATTTAGAGGGCACCAGTTCTGCAGGACAACCTTCTGGTTTTAAGGAGAAGATGCCAGTACAAGCAGAAACTGGTGGATTGAAGAATTCGTCTGCAGAAGATCCTAGTAGCTCTCAG ACAGACATGGCAGAAGATGAAGCACTTTCACATAAGACCAAAGAAGGCAGTCATGTTGAAACTTCTGGGGTCAAAGAAAGAGCAGAGAATCCCATTAACCGCGAAGATGTACATAATAGTATAG GTAAGTTTAAGAATCCATCCCTGCCCGGTAAAGCAATGGAATTTGATCCAATCAGACAGCACAGACACTTCTGCCCCTGGATTGCATCAGAAGACGGTGTAGAGCCTGGTTGGAAACAAACATTATCTGCTCTGTATCGTCCAAAAGAACATTTGCGACATTCTTCAAATACATCTCCATCATCTATGTCCATTATGAAG GTAGATGACCCTGTCGGTTCAATCAGAAAGCTTTTCATGTCTCCACCTACAAGCAGAAGGAAGCTCACTCACATTTCGAGTCAAAATGCAGAGCATAGGTAG
- the LOC11438100 gene encoding peptidyl-prolyl cis-trans isomerase CYP26-2, chloroplastic: protein MLQHPRVLRSSPQPFNPSSHTSTPSHSSFQQLPTTPHFPNLKQQCRLSRRELAIYSNTCLLLLLGSGSRARAAEDVTNSDKLGEDLTKTPSCTERKPTKQVFFDVSIDREPVGRVTIELYGDDVPAGVERFSKIVSGAAGISYRRKEFVKIMPNYVQHGGLRSYGVDAELANKTGSNLATEKLVEEWESVYEKCPGTKNVAGSVGIIVRDPSKPPPKFKLVARLGKLEIDQEEVGTDPNGTEFVIATKDSPELDASTLVIGRVVGGMEFVQKISQVKTVQENTSSPYFRVAKLIGDKRAVVAERGFNRPYSKVVITNCGVIQ from the exons ATGCTACAACACCCAAGAGTACTGCGAAGTTCCCCTCAACCATTCAACCCTTCATCCCATACATCAACACCATCACATTCATCATTCCAACAATTACCAACTACACCACATTTTCCAAACCTCAAACAGCAATGCAGATTGTCACGTAGAGAGCTCGCAATCTACAGCAACACTTGCTTGCTGCTTCTTTTGGGCAGTGGATCCAGAGCAAGAGCAGCAGAAGATGTTACCAACAGTGACAAACTAGGAGAGGATTTGACTAAAACTCCCAGCTGCACTGAAagaaaaccaacaaaacaaGTTTTCTTTGACGTATCCATTGATCGGGAACCAGTTGGTCGCGTTACTATAGAGCTTTATGGAGATGATGTCCCTGCAGGAGTTGAGAGGTTTAGCAAGATTGTCAGTGGAGCTGCTGGTATAAGCTACAGAAGGAAAGAGTTCGTCAAAATCATGCCAAATTACGTCCAACATGGCGGACTTAGATCCTACGGGGTGGATGCAGAGCTTGCTAACAAAACAGGGAGTAATTTGGCTACTGAAAAACTTGTTGAGGAATGGGAGAGTGTGTACGAGAAATGCCCTGGGACTAAAAATGTGGCTGGTAGTGTAGGAATCATTGTGAGAGATCCATCAAAGCCACCTCCTAAGTTTAAACTGGTTGCAAGACTAGGGAAGCTAGAGATTGATCAAGAAGAAGTTGGAACCGATCCTAATGGGACAGAATTTGTCATTGCAACAAAGGATTCGCCAGAACTAGATGCTTCAACTCTGGTAATTGGAAGGGTGGTAGGAGGAATGGAGTTTGTACAGAAGATTAGTCAGGTAAAAACTGTACAAGAGAACACGAGCTCTCCATATTTTAG GGTGGCGAAGCTTATAGGAGACAAGAGGGCTGTTGTTGCAGAAAGAGGATTCAACCGCCCATATTCCAAAGTTGTCATTACAAACTGCGGTGTAATACAGTAG
- the LOC11446584 gene encoding single-stranded DNA-binding protein, mitochondrial, producing MYNTRVLSSENSCVGFKRRMQKSIGMAKFSISRTSTLYRSLLSTPPPPLHHHRHIPLRFCTTTTSLSDYDDADSAAPSPSPEQTERTFFDRPLENGLDPGVYRAILVGKAGQKPLQKKLKSGTVVTLLSIGTGGIRNNRRPLDHENPREYANRCAVQWHRVTVYPERLGNLLMKTVLPGSTLYVEGNLETKVFSDPVTGLVRRVREVAVRRNGRVVFLGPGDDPKQQTQQNDLRAVGYY from the exons atgtacAACACAAGGGTTTTGTCAAGTGAAAACAGTTGTGTAGGGTTTAAGCGCAGAATGCAGAAATCAATTGGAATGGCAAAATTCTCAATCTCAAGAACATCCACCCTCTATCGCTCTTTGCTTTCCACACCCCCTCCACCTCTTCACCACCACCGTCACATTCCTCTCCGCTTctgcaccaccaccacctccctTTCCGATTACGACGATGCTGACTCAGCAGCTCCTTCTCCCTCACCCGAACAAACCGAAAGAACCTTCTTCGATCGACCCCTCGAAAACGGCCTCGATCCCGGCGTTTACAGG GCGATTTTGGTAGGTAAAGCTGGACAAAAACCGTTGCAGAAGAAACTGAAAAGTGGAACTGTGGTTACTCTGCTTTCAATCGGAACAGGTGGAATTCGCAACAATCGAAGACCATTGGATCATGAAAACCCTAGGGAATATGCTAATCGATGTGCTGTTCAGTGGCATAGGGTTACTGTTTATCCAGAGAGATTGGGGAATCTTTTGATGAAAACTGTTCTTCCTGGTTCAACTTTGTATGTTGAGGGAAATCTTGAAACTAAGGTGTTTTCTGATCCTGTTACTGGTCTTGTTCGTCGAGTTCGAGAAGTTGCTGTTCGTCGAAATG GCCGTGTTGTATTTTTAGGTCCGGGTGATGATCCTAAGCAACAGACACAACAAAATGACCTGAGAGCAGTTGgctattattaa
- the LOC11440215 gene encoding uncharacterized protein isoform X2, producing MSQDSEKRFRSIMDKLFHSSKSSSNNPDKSSSGVQLSSSRGKKRGFQSIVDRRGDEQYLSATAVSESQGHLCRPWDRADFMRRLATFKSISWFAKPKKVSAVNCARRGWINVDVDTIACEECGARLLFSTPASWNHHQVEKAALVFSLKLDNGHKLLCPWIDNACSETLARFPPTSPPVLVDNFRERCSALLELSTLPRIASSALDHMQSPYMDDFLGQSLMQECGNGSAENFGIEDVSSQEELKLYYQAQRLISLCGWELRYLPYAVDCRDVSDQSHKNSTIVYSPRVVSDARNNNLTVYSADNNESSKMDENSKHSIGEQMDPNSAVLDCSLCGATVGLWAFCTVPRPVESIRLVGYAEVNVDNDLESRQGVNNALSDIANSSKDTSLGLNMTIAGGPPPTKQNFKAIISLPIIGQNLRARLSYDYDIRDHFFVDRGGSQSDSQEIKIQEKTDNTVDASIGQLVPVSSEIREISNCETGSQQASICDSVLDNDLEGTSSAGQPSGFKEKMPVQAETGGLKNSSAEDPSSSQTWQKMKHFHIRPKKAVMLKLLGSKKEQRIPLTAKMYIIV from the exons ATGAGCCAAGATTCTGAGAAGAGGTTTCGTTCCATCATGGATAAGCTCTTTCATTCTTCCAAATCTTCATCAAACAATCCTGATAAGAG TTCATCGGGGGTTCAATTATCAAGTTCAAGGGGTAAGAAACGTGGTTTTCAGTCAATTGTGGATAGGAGAGGGGATGAACAGTACTTATCAGCTACAGCAGTATCAGAATCCCAAGGACATTTGTGTAGACCGTGGGATCGTGctgattttatgaggagatTAGCTACATTTAAATCTATATCATGGTTTGCTAAACCTAAG AAAGTAAGCGCTGTCAATTGTGCTAGAAGAGGTTGGATCAATGTGGATGTTGACACCATAGCCTGTGAAGAATGTGGAGCACGCCTTTTGTTCTCTACACCGGCTTCTTGGAATCACCACCAGG TGGAGAAGGCAGCCTTGGTCTTCAGCTTAAAATTGGATAATGGACATAAATTACTTTGTCCATGGATTGACAATGCCTGCAGTGAAACACTGGCACGATTTCCTCCCACATCTCCTCCAGTATTAGTTGATAATTTCAGAGAACGTTGCTCTGCTCTGTTGGAATTGTCAACTCTTCCACGTATTGCATCTTCTGCACTAGACCACATGCAAAGCCCGTATATGGATGACTTTCTTGGACAATCATTGATGCAGGAGTGTGGAAATGGTTCTGCCGAAAATTTTGGAATAGAAGATGTCAGTAGTCAAGAGGAGCTGAAGTTGTATTACCAG GCTCAAAGGCTAATAAGTTTATGCGGTTGGGAACTTCGTTATTTACCTTATGCAGTCGATTGCAGGGATGTATCAGATCagtctcataaaaattcaactATTGTATACTCTCCTCGAGTAGTTTCTGATGCGAGGAATAACAATCTCACTGTCTATTCTGCTGACAACAATGAAAGTTCGAAAATGGATGAAAATTCCAAGCATTCTATTGGGGAGCAAATGGATCCCAATTCTGCAGTTTTGGATTGTTCCCTATGTGGAGCCACTGTTGGATTGTGGGCATTCTGTACAGTTCCCCGACCTGTGGAATCAATCAGATTAGTGGGATATGCAGAagtgaatgttgataatgatctTGAAAGTAGGCAGGGGGTAAATAATGCCTTGTCTGACAttgctaattcatcaaaggacACGTCTTTGGGTTTAAATATGACAATTGCAGGGGGTCCTCCCCCAACAAAGCAAAACTTCAAAGCAATAATATCTCTGCCTATTATTGGTCAGAACTTAAGAGCTCGTCTTtcttatgattatgatattagagatcatttttttgttgatcGGGGTGGTAGTCAGTCAGATTCACAGGAGATCAAGATTCAGGAGAAAACTGATAACACGGTTGATGCTTCTATTGGACAACTTGTTCCCGTGTCATCTGAGATAAGAGAAATTTCAAATTGTGAAACTGGTTCTCAACAAGCAAGCATTTGTGACTCGGTGTTAGACAATGATTTAGAGGGCACCAGTTCTGCAGGACAACCTTCTGGTTTTAAGGAGAAGATGCCAGTACAAGCAGAAACTGGTGGATTGAAGAATTCGTCTGCAGAAGATCCTAGTAGCTCTCAG ACATGGCAGAAGATGAAGCACTTTCACATAAGACCAAAGAAGGCAGTCATGTTGAAACTTCTGGGGTCAAAGAAAGAGCAGAGAATCCCATTAACCGCGAAGATGTACATAATAGTATAG
- the LOC112421319 gene encoding uncharacterized protein: protein MDWGVNSNNNHYRTYKEDHSNINKSMMDLELISNMDGHGLASSENQPIPVTSPLKPRKKTMTSVYLKFFETAADGKTRRCKFCGQTYSIATATGNLGRHLANRHPGYDKTGEAVSNSAARPNVVIKKSQTQGKVNQVDYDHLNWLLIRWLVLASLPPSTLEEKWLVNSYKFLNPTIQIWPSDKYKTILDEVFRSMREDVRALLEQVSFKFSITLDFWTSFEQIFYMSVSCQWIDENWCFQKLLLDICRVPYPCGGAEIYRCLVKVLKFYNIESRVLSCTHDNSSSAMHACHTLKEDLDGQKIGPFCYIPCAARTLNLIIVDGLRSAKQVISKIREFVIELNASPIISEDFVQISTAYQEGTWKFPLDVSTRWSGNYQMLDLVRKAGKSVDSVIHKYEETLGSRILLSPSEKSVVNIMHQYLEPFYKTTNDLCTSNVPTVGLVLFFMDHISETIATCRESCPSPEWLKSAAEEMAKKARNYFNQVCNIFTYMTAILDPRIKAELIPDSLNLQSFLDEARTHFIRNYSVNHFSSMSSGYNAQEIEDGGSVSFAEEIARKKRRTNMSSATDELTQYLSEAPAPIATDVLEWWKVNSARYRRLSVMARDFLAVQATSVVPEELFCGKGDEIDKQRFCMQHDSTQAILCIKSWIQVGIKFKFKSTEIDYERLMELAAASATDNSPSSSEKKQK, encoded by the exons ATGGACTGGGGTGTTAATAGTAACAACAATCACTACAGAACTTACAAAG AAGATCATAGTAATATTAATAAATCCATGATGGATTTGGAACTCATTTCAAACATGGATGGCCATGGCCTTGCTTCTTCAGAAAACCAACCAATTCCTGTTACTTCACCACTCAAACCAAGAAAGAAAACTATGACTTCTGTTTATTTGAAGTTCTTTGAGACTGCTGCTGATGGAAAGACTAGGAGATGCAAGTTTTGTGGACAGACCTATTCTATTGCAACTGCCACAG GCAATTTGGGGAGGCATCTTGCAAATCGCCATCCGGGATACGATAAGACAGGGGAAGCTGTCAGCAATTCAGCAGCTCGGCCCAATGTCGTAATCAAGAAATCTCAGACTCAAGGAAAAGTAAACCAGGTGGATTATGATCATTTAAATTGGTTACTCATTAGGTGGCTTGTTTTAGCTTCTCTACCTCCTTCAACTCTAGAAGAGAAGTGGCTCGTAAATTCCTACAAGTTTCTAAACCCGACTATACAAATTTGGCCTAGTGACAAGTACAAAACTATACTTGATGAAGTCTTCCGAAGCATGAGGGAAGATGTAAGAGCCTTGTTAGAACAGGTTTCTTTTAAGTTCTCCATCACACTTGATTTCTGGACTTCCTTTGAACAGATTTTCTATATGAGTGTATCATGTCAGTGGATTGACGAAAACTGGTGCTTCCAGAAGTTGCTTCTTGATATCTGCCGCGTACCCTATCCATGTGGGGGTGCAGAAATCTATCGTTGCCTCGTGAAAGTTCTTAAATTTTACAATATTGAAAGCAGAGTCCTGTCATGTACCCATGATAATAGTTCAAGTGCCATGCATGCCTGCCATACTCTGAAAGAGGACTTGGATGGTCAGAAAATAGGACCGTTCTGTTACATTCCCTGCGCTGCTCGAACTTTGAACCTGATAATAGTTGATGGATTGAGATCTGCAAAACAAGTAATTTCAAAGATCCGAGAATTTGTAATAGAGTTAAATGCCTCACCAATAATCTCTGAGGATTTTGTTCAAATATCTACAGCTTATCAAGAAGGTACTTGGAAGTTTCCTCTTGATGTTTCAACAAGGTGGAGTGGAAACTACCAAATGCTTGATCTTGTTCGTAAG GCTGGTAAATCAGTGGATTCGGTTATTCATAAATATGAGGAGACACTAGGCAGTAGGATACTGCTGAGCCCTTCTGAAAAAAGTGTGGTTAACATCATGCATCAATATCTTGAGCCATTCTACAAGACGACAAACGACCTCTGCACGAGCAATGTGCCAACAGTGGGGCTTGTCCTTTTCTTCATGGATCACATTTCAGAAACAATTGCTACCTGCAGAGAGTCATGTCCCAGCCCAGAATGGCTAAAAAGTGCTGCAGAAGAAATGGCTAAAAAGGCTAGAAATTATTTCAATCAGGTTTGCaacatatttacatatatgacCGCTATTCTAGATCCTCGAATAAAGGCAGAGCTGATCCCTGATAGTTTAAACTTGCAAAGTTTTCTGGACGAAGCAAGGACACATTTTATAAGAAACTATTCTGTTAACCATTTCTCCTCCATGAGTTCTGGTTACAATGCACAAGAAATTGAAGATGGGGGAAGTGTTTCCTTTGCCGAGGAAATAGCTCGCAAAAAACGTAGGACAAACATGAGTTCTGCCACTGATGAGCTTACACAGTACTTATCAGAGGCTCCAGCTCCTATAGCAACCGATGTTCTAGAGTGGTGGAAAGTAAACAGTGCGCGCTACCGTCGACTGTCTGTGATGGCTAGAGATTTCTTGGCTGTGCAGGCAACTTCAGTTGTGCCTGAAGAACTTTTCTGTGGCAAGGGGGATGAAATTGACAAGCAACGATTCTGTATGCAGCATGATAGCACACAAGCCATTCTTTGTATCAAGTCGTGGATTCAGGTTGGCATCAAGTTCAAGTTTAAGTCGACCGAGATAGACTATGAGAGGTTGATGGAACTAGCAGCTGCTTCTGCAACAGATAATAGCCCTTCAAGTTCTGAGAAGaagcaaaaataa
- the LOC11440221 gene encoding phosphopantothenate--cysteine ligase 2 — MDTENRTETLEAQVKAFFDSAPPLHNSHEITQKLNQFIQRNSSSSENGEARRIVCVTSGGTTAPLEQRCVRYVDNFSSGHRGATSTEYFLKAGYAVIFLYRRGSFQPFCRSLPEDPLLECFEPTNDLNIQVRKDYSKAVKSAIVDHHIAVAGGHLLKLPFSTIFEYLQMLQIIGTSTRCIGPRAMFYLAAAVSDYYVPWKDMVEHKIQSGSHLLDVKLVQVPKMLSVLRKDWAPLAFCVSFKLETDSSILLNKANAALERYKMHAVVANELSTRKEQVLVTTGVEKITVRRDNSESANDVEKPLIKLLSERHATYIEDSSR; from the exons ATGGATACTGAAAACAGAACGGAAACCCTTGAAGCACAAGTCAAAGCCTTTTTTGATTCTGCTCCTCCTTTGCACAACAGTCATGAAATAACTCAAAAattgaatcaattcattcaacgcAATTCTTCATCATCAG AAAATGGGGAAGCTAGGAGAATTGTTTGTGTAACTTCTGGTGGTACCACTGCTCCATTGGAGCAACGGTGCGTTCGCTATGTCGACAACTTTAGTTCAGGTCATAGAGGGGCCACATCCACTGA GTACTTTCTGAAGGCTGGATATGCTGTTATCTTTCTGTACCGGAG GGGAAGTTTCCAGCCATTTTGCAGATCCCTTCCCGAGGATCCCTTACTTGAATGCTTCGAGCCCACCAACGACTTAAACATTCAAG ttCGGAAGGATTATTCTAAAGCAGTGAAGAGTGCTATCGTGGATCATCATATT GCAGTAGCAGGCGGTCACTTGTTAAAACTTCCTTTCAGCACTATATTTGAATATCTTCAG ATGTTGCAGATAATTGGAACCTCAACGAGGTGTATTGGCCCACGTGCAATGTTTTATCTCGCTGCTGCAGTATCTGACTACTATGTTCCTTGGAAAGATATg GTGGAGCACAAAATTCAGTCAGGATCTCACCTCTTGGACGTGAAACTTGTTCAAGTGCCAAAAATGTTGTCAGTGCTTAGGAAAGATTGGGCTCCTCTGGCATTCTGCGTATCTTTCAAG TTGGAGACAGATTCAAGCATTCTTCTAAATAAGGCTAATGCAGCTCTTGAAAGGTACAAGATGCATGCAGTTGTTGCAAATGAACTCTCAACTCGGAAGGAGCAAGTGCTGGTTACAACTGGTGTTGAGAAGATTACTGTTCGGCGAGACAATAGTGAGTCTGCTAATGATGTCGAAAAACCCTTGATTAAACTTCTTTCAGAGAGACATGCCACTTATATTGAGGATTCCAGTAGGTGA